TTAGGAACAAGGATGGGAGTCTCTTTTACAAAGGCATCACCAACCACCCCTTCCCCTGGCAAAACCTGATACTCTTTCACAACCTCCCCAAAACTCTCAAGCATAATCCTATTGTTCTCGTAAACATACATATCCTGATAATTGAGAACATTTTTCTCCTTATCATAGATAATTAAGGCCCCTTGACTTGCCTCAACCGATTCGATAGCAAAACGAACAATCATAGTTTTGAGAATCTCTGTTTCTTGAAGATCGAGAATACGCAAAAACTCACTCATCTCTTTAATGATCTTGAGAGCCCTATCCCTTTTAACAAAACTCTCATAATAATCAATTTTCGCAGGATCATTCGGCGAGGTTTGATGATTCATTGTTTTTCTTTTCACACAACCCTTCTTTCTTCCTTTTCTATTATAGCGATAATTTTTTCTTTTGTCAAGCCAACAACTTCGAGAAGTTCTCCCCTGGAACCCACCTCCGGATAAAAATCCTCTACCCCAATAACCTGGACATGGTCCCCTGCTTTTGCCCTCAAGTATTCTCCTACTCCCCCACGAATGATTCCTTCTTCAAGGACATACACTTTTTCAAAACGGGAGAGGATTTCGTATGCTATAGTATTTATCGGCTTTACAAAACGAAGATTAAGGATCGCGATACTTTTTCCTCGAGATTCAAGTTCCCTCGCTACCTCAAATGCTGTATGAAGCATCGTTCCCACAGCCACAAGCAAGATTTCTCCTTTTTCCTTGCAAAGTACAGGATTTCCATCCAGAGGATAGTTGTTGGGATCATAGCCATTTATTTCATGGGCTACTTCCTTGGGATAACGAATAGCCACAGGACCCTTTACATTTCTGACGGCATACTCCAACATAAGCTGTAACTCCTTCCCCGTAGCTGGCGCAAGAATCGTCATACCTGGTATCATCGACAGATAGGCAATATCAAAAATCCCTTGATGAGTCTCTCCATCTCCCGGGACAAGTCCAGCCCTATCCAGAGCAAAAACCACATGAGCCCCTGAAATTCCTATATCATGGACAAGCTGATCAAAACCTCGCTGCAAAAAGGTGGAATAGATCGCTACAACAGGTATATATCCCCTCAGAGAAAGCCCAAAAGCAAATGTCACCGCATGCTGTTCTGCTATCCCAACATCGGCAAATCTCTCTGGATACAAAGACGCAAACTGACTCAGTCCCGTCCCACTCTCCATTGCTGCCGTGATAGCAAAAAGCCTGGGCTCACAGGCAGCAAGATGAACCATCGTCTCTCCAAAAACCTCCGAGAAACTCTTTCCTTCAGTTATTATCTCTCCCGCAATACATGCTTTCGGTGCAGAAATTCCATGGTAGCGCTCCGGATTTTCCTCCGAAGGGGTATGATCTTTCCCTTTTACCGTGCGCACATGAAGAAGAACAGGCTTATCCAAACCCTTTACACCTTCCATGGTTTTTAGGAGCAACTTAAGATTATGCCCATCCAGTGGCCCATAGTAACAAATATCCAGATCCTCAAAAAAGTTTCTCTTCTTTCCAAGAAGCTTCCACACACCCCGTCTGAGCCATTCCTTTGCATGATACAAAAACCCTATTATCCATCCTGTCCACTTCCACCGTCGCTTTATCCTTTCTACTATCTTTTTCACACGAAAGTACGCACTCGTATAAAAAAGCTTTTCAAAATACGCGGCTATACCCCCAACGTTTTGTGAA
This sequence is a window from Thermospira aquatica. Protein-coding genes within it:
- the dxs gene encoding 1-deoxy-D-xylulose-5-phosphate synthase; the encoded protein is MLLENIHSPEDVKALPLKDLEKLSSEIREFLIETVSKTGGHLASNLGVVELTLALHRIFDLPRDTLIWDVGHQCYVHKMLTGRRERFSVLRQKGGLKGFPDPKESIYDAAHAGHSSTSLSIAAGIARAKRLDGDTSETIVVIGDGAFTAGMVYEALNQIAYESLPVIIILNDNGMSISQNVGGIAAYFEKLFYTSAYFRVKKIVERIKRRWKWTGWIIGFLYHAKEWLRRGVWKLLGKKRNFFEDLDICYYGPLDGHNLKLLLKTMEGVKGLDKPVLLHVRTVKGKDHTPSEENPERYHGISAPKACIAGEIITEGKSFSEVFGETMVHLAACEPRLFAITAAMESGTGLSQFASLYPERFADVGIAEQHAVTFAFGLSLRGYIPVVAIYSTFLQRGFDQLVHDIGISGAHVVFALDRAGLVPGDGETHQGIFDIAYLSMIPGMTILAPATGKELQLMLEYAVRNVKGPVAIRYPKEVAHEINGYDPNNYPLDGNPVLCKEKGEILLVAVGTMLHTAFEVARELESRGKSIAILNLRFVKPINTIAYEILSRFEKVYVLEEGIIRGGVGEYLRAKAGDHVQVIGVEDFYPEVGSRGELLEVVGLTKEKIIAIIEKEERRVV